A portion of the Glycine max cultivar Williams 82 chromosome 10, Glycine_max_v4.0, whole genome shotgun sequence genome contains these proteins:
- the LOC112998143 gene encoding uncharacterized protein, giving the protein MRRACRKIWRSVPCTSRKSLRTDSRKDMEEILRAKLSTIKEEPELCDENFASPRHVRLAKKQGKKVKGKDKTGRCLVPHVNLKQSYVLFITGFASKGTFAGFLQRTVT; this is encoded by the coding sequence ATGAGGAGGGCATGCAGGAAAATATGGCGATCGGTGCCTTGCACGAGCAGGAAAAGCTTGCGAACCGACTCGAGGAAGGACATGGAGGAGATTCTGAGGGCTAAGCTTTCAACTATTAAGGAAGAACCAGAATTGTGTGATGAGAACTTTGCATCACCAAGACATGTGCGTTTGGCCAAGAAACAAGGGAAGAAGGTTAAAGGAAAAGATAAGACAGGGCGGTGTTTAGTTCCACATGTTAATCTGAAACAATCTTATGTCCTATTTATTACAGGGTTTGCATCCAAAGGTACCTTTGCTGGGTTTCTTCAACGTACGGTAACCTGA
- the LOC100814822 gene encoding transmembrane protein 184A, protein MVSILLYIVAFICTCGAIALSLLHIYKHLLNYTEPTYQRFIVRIVFMVPVYALMSFLSLFLPQGSIYFNSIREIYEAWVIYNFLSLCLEWVGGPGSVVLSLTGRVLKPSWFLMTCCLPPLALDGRFIRKCKQGCLQFVILKPILVVVTLILYAKGKYKDGNFSPKQSYLYLTIIYTFSYTMALYALVLFYVACKDLLQPFNPVPKFIIIKSVVFLTYWQGVLVFLAAKSEFVKDADEAALLQDFFICVEMLVAAVGHFYAFPYKEYAGANIGGSRGLTASLAHALKLNDFYHDTVHQFAPTYHDYVLYNHGGEGEEGTRKYRSRTFVPIGPEMDTVRRNKHLFGNKTDDVQLSNFPSNSSSPSNSDPISDVPHSGAMKSSLLVDVSNSLSVPYDMTLIDLDASSYPEKVPAADKAGSR, encoded by the exons ATGGTTTCAATCTTGTTGTACATCGTCGCTTTCATTTGCACGTGCGGAGCCATTGCGTTGTCCTTGCTTCACATTTATAAGCACCTCCTCAATTACACCGAGCCTACTTATCAGCGCTTCATCGTTCGGATCGTTTTTATGGTCCCG GTTTATGCGTTGATGTCATTCTTATCACTTTTTCTACCACAGGGTTCaatctattttaattcaatccGGGAAAT CTATGAAGCTtgggttatttataatttcctATCACTATGTCTCGAATGGGTTGGTGGTCCTGGATCAGTAGTCCTAAGTTTAACGGGTCGGGTTCTAAAGCCATCATGGTTTCTGATGACCTGTTGCTTACCTCCTCTGGCGCTTGATGG CCGTTTTATACGGAAATGCAAGCAAGGGTGTTTGCAGTTTGTGATTTTGAAGCCCATTTTAGTTGTTGTTACACTTATACTTTATGCAAAGGGGAAATATAAGGATGGAAATTTCAGTCCAAAGCAATCATACTTGTATCTTACAATCATCTATACGTTCTCATACACAATGGCTCTCTATgctcttgttttgttttatgtGGCATGCAAGGATCTGCTTCAACCATTCAATCCAGTCCCAaagtttattataataaaatctgTTGTATTCCTAACTTATTGGCAG GGTGTCTTAGTTTTCCTTGCCGCAAAGTCAGAATTTGTTAAGGATGCAGATGAAGCTGCTCTACTTCAAGATTTTTTCATTTGCGTTGAGATGCTTGTTGCTGCTGTTGGCCACTTTTATGCATTTCCATACAAAGAATACGCTGGGGCTAACATAGGTGGATCCCGTGGGTTGACAGCTAGCCTTGCTCATGCTTTGAAGTTAAATGACTTTTACCATGATACTGTCCACCAG TTTGCACCAACATACCATGATTATGTTCTCTACAACCATGGTGGTGAAGGTGAAGAGGGAACTAGGAAGTATAGGTCACGAACTTTTGTTCCAATTGGCCCTGAGATGGACACGGTGAGAAGAAATAAGCATTTGTTTGGAAACAAGACAGATGACGTTCAACTCTcaaattttccttcaaataGTAGCAGCCCCTCAAATTCTGATCCCATCTCTGATGTTCCACATTCTGGTGCAATGAAATCTTCCTTACTTGTGGATGTGTCAAATTCTTTGTCTGTGCCATACGATATGACACTTATCGACTTGGATGCATCCAGTTATCCTGAAAAAGTTCCTGCAGCTGATAAAGCCGGTTCTAGGTGA